The following are encoded together in the Novosphingobium resinovorum genome:
- a CDS encoding efflux RND transporter periplasmic adaptor subunit, whose amino-acid sequence MENGRKYLVGGAIVAVAVAGLGWTMFPRSETVSAGTQVKTEKAAGMLAVLPDRARLLGIKASPALPASEAPIADLPATISPPANARVAVTATLPGVVMRTMVVEGDSVRAGQPLAVVSSRDILTLGADLARANARLGVAQTSAARLSQLDKEGVIAGARADEARAVAMEARADVREKSRILSLVGGHGSSGTYTLTAPIAGRITRAKIQTGDPLDGTTAPYVIDANGRYEVVAQVPERLVGQIRPGMTVKLGALSGTVTSVGSTIDAMTRSASLKASLPAAPGVIAGATGNVTIFGPAPKGAVVLPAAAVVDTDGKSVVFVAVRGGYVQREVTKGGAVDGQVLLLTGVSIGENVVTTGTSALKALAISK is encoded by the coding sequence ATGGAAAACGGACGCAAATATCTGGTGGGCGGCGCCATTGTAGCCGTCGCAGTCGCGGGCTTGGGCTGGACTATGTTTCCTCGCTCGGAAACCGTCTCGGCGGGAACGCAGGTCAAGACCGAGAAAGCTGCCGGCATGCTTGCCGTGCTGCCGGACAGGGCGAGATTGCTCGGCATCAAGGCCTCTCCGGCATTGCCTGCATCAGAAGCGCCGATCGCCGATCTCCCCGCCACGATCAGTCCGCCCGCTAATGCGCGTGTGGCGGTGACCGCGACACTTCCGGGTGTGGTGATGCGCACCATGGTCGTGGAAGGCGACAGCGTACGGGCCGGGCAACCACTGGCCGTGGTTTCGAGCCGCGACATTCTGACGCTGGGCGCCGATCTCGCGCGTGCAAATGCACGGTTGGGCGTCGCGCAGACGAGTGCAGCCAGGCTCTCCCAGCTGGACAAGGAAGGGGTGATAGCCGGAGCGCGAGCCGACGAAGCCCGCGCAGTGGCCATGGAGGCGCGTGCGGACGTTCGCGAGAAAAGCCGCATTCTCAGCCTTGTCGGCGGGCATGGGAGCAGCGGCACCTACACGCTGACAGCTCCGATCGCGGGCAGAATCACGCGTGCCAAGATCCAGACAGGCGACCCGTTGGACGGGACGACTGCTCCCTATGTGATCGATGCGAATGGCCGTTACGAAGTCGTCGCCCAGGTTCCCGAGCGGCTTGTTGGACAGATCAGACCCGGCATGACGGTCAAACTCGGCGCGCTTTCTGGCACCGTCACATCTGTCGGCAGCACCATCGACGCGATGACGCGATCTGCCTCGCTGAAGGCGAGCCTTCCCGCTGCTCCAGGGGTCATTGCAGGCGCCACCGGCAATGTCACGATATTCGGGCCTGCACCGAAAGGCGCAGTCGTCCTGCCTGCCGCGGCCGTAGTAGATACAGACGGCAAGTCGGTGGTCTTCGTCGCGGTCCGGGGCGGTTATGTTCAGCGCGAGGTGACAAAGGGCGGCGCGGTGGATGGCCAAGTCCTCCTCCTGACCGGCGTCAGCATCGGTGAGAACGTCGTCACTACGGGCACAAGCGCGCTCAAAGCGCTCGCCATCTCGAAATAG
- a CDS encoding sensor histidine kinase, with translation MLKRLSVGHRLIGGLLLVGAIGTVSLIYAVLSEYGIPFSALLDPTMRDAASTELFDHVLIPLVVLILPMGLATTWVIRTAFEPLSKAARHIETAPTERGMQIDEADMPAEAKPFVRSINNLLHRLDTSAQQQADFASDVAHELRTPLAILSLELDRREGSDGDPLKAQVSAMRRLVDQLLLLAQIDADATMPMTPEPLDLETLAEDSVSSLAATVIAQGREIAIESEGQVPKIYGHREAIGAGIRNLIENAVRATPMGGTVTIISGPGAIIRVRDQGAGLSEEKLAQLIRRHQRADHASPHGAGLGLSITHRIMSAHNGHIRTSETLRELILDFRLQ, from the coding sequence GTGCTGAAGCGACTTTCGGTTGGCCATCGGCTCATCGGTGGCCTGCTGCTGGTTGGCGCCATCGGTACGGTGTCGCTGATCTACGCTGTCCTCTCGGAATATGGCATACCGTTTAGCGCCTTGCTCGATCCGACCATGCGCGACGCGGCATCGACGGAACTGTTCGATCATGTTCTCATCCCACTGGTGGTGCTGATCCTGCCAATGGGCCTTGCAACCACATGGGTCATCAGAACGGCGTTCGAGCCCCTGAGCAAAGCGGCGCGTCATATCGAAACCGCACCGACCGAACGCGGGATGCAGATCGATGAAGCCGATATGCCTGCTGAAGCGAAACCGTTCGTGCGATCCATCAACAACCTGCTTCACCGACTCGACACCTCAGCTCAGCAACAGGCGGATTTTGCGTCTGACGTCGCCCACGAATTGCGGACGCCGTTGGCCATTTTGTCTCTAGAGCTTGATCGACGCGAGGGATCGGATGGAGATCCTCTGAAGGCGCAGGTCAGCGCCATGCGCCGTCTTGTGGATCAGCTCCTGCTACTGGCGCAGATCGACGCGGACGCCACCATGCCCATGACGCCTGAGCCACTCGATCTCGAGACATTGGCTGAAGACAGTGTCTCGTCCCTGGCAGCGACCGTCATCGCGCAAGGACGCGAGATCGCGATAGAGTCCGAAGGCCAGGTGCCAAAGATATACGGCCACAGGGAAGCGATCGGGGCGGGAATCCGAAACCTTATTGAAAATGCCGTCCGCGCGACGCCCATGGGTGGCACCGTGACGATCATATCCGGGCCCGGAGCGATCATCAGGGTGCGCGACCAAGGCGCCGGCCTCAGCGAAGAGAAGCTGGCGCAACTCATCCGCCGCCATCAGCGAGCAGACCATGCCAGCCCCCATGGCGCGGGTCTCGGCCTCTCCATAACCCATCGGATTATGAGCGCACATAACGGTCATATTCGAACGAGCGAGACCTTGAGAGAACTCATCCTGGATTTCCGCCTGCAGTAA
- a CDS encoding response regulator, whose protein sequence is MRILIIEDNRHLADLTAEGLTRRKFVCDCAYSAAEADLALGSAQYDALILDLGLPDGDGVHWIKKRRDAGLAVPVLMLTARSSLQQRVDGLDGGADDYVVKPVEADELAARIRALLRRPGARAAPVLEVGSLSYDTSAHRARYQGKAIDLSPRETSLLELLMREAGAVVRRSRIENALYSFRDEISPNAVDAAISRLRRRLEECGARNMLHTIKGLGYLLEDREPC, encoded by the coding sequence ATGCGCATTCTGATCATTGAAGACAATCGCCACCTGGCAGATCTGACGGCGGAGGGCCTTACGCGTCGGAAATTCGTATGCGATTGTGCCTATTCGGCAGCGGAGGCGGATCTGGCTCTTGGGTCGGCTCAGTATGATGCACTCATCCTCGATCTGGGCTTGCCCGATGGTGACGGCGTACATTGGATCAAGAAGAGGCGTGACGCGGGCCTTGCGGTGCCGGTCCTGATGCTGACAGCCCGCAGTTCGCTCCAGCAGCGGGTCGATGGACTGGACGGCGGCGCTGACGACTATGTCGTCAAACCGGTAGAGGCGGATGAGCTGGCAGCGAGGATTCGGGCACTACTTCGCCGTCCGGGAGCTCGGGCAGCGCCCGTGTTGGAGGTGGGCAGCCTATCCTATGACACGAGCGCTCATCGCGCGCGGTATCAGGGTAAGGCCATCGATCTGTCACCTCGCGAGACCAGCCTGCTTGAGTTACTCATGCGGGAGGCTGGTGCAGTCGTTCGTCGATCTCGTATCGAAAATGCACTGTATAGTTTTCGAGACGAGATATCCCCTAATGCAGTGGATGCCGCAATCTCGCGGCTGCGTCGTCGACTTGAGGAATGCGGAGCTCGCAACATGCTCCATACGATCAAGGGGCTAGGCTACTTGCTAGAAGACCGGGAACCGTGCTGA
- a CDS encoding VIT1/CCC1 transporter family protein, translating into MRSHRETHLVSRIGWLRAAVLGANDGIVSTASLMIGVAASGASRSSMLISGIAGLVAGAMSMAAGEYVSVSSQSDTEAADLRREQQEIADNPDAELAELAGFYVQRGVDEKTSHEVAKQLMEHDALGAHAREELHITEMTAARPITAALTSASTFTAGALLPLILAALLPASLTVTGEALGSLLFLALLGWVGAAAGGANPLKPVGRVVFWGALAMGLTAGIGSLVGKAI; encoded by the coding sequence ATGCGCAGCCACCGGGAAACCCATCTCGTCTCTCGTATCGGATGGCTTCGTGCCGCGGTGCTAGGCGCCAACGACGGCATCGTATCCACGGCTAGCCTGATGATCGGCGTCGCTGCGTCCGGTGCCTCCCGTTCTTCCATGTTGATATCTGGTATAGCGGGTCTGGTGGCCGGCGCGATGTCGATGGCGGCGGGCGAATATGTGTCGGTAAGCTCTCAGTCTGACACCGAAGCGGCGGACTTGCGCCGGGAGCAGCAGGAAATCGCTGACAATCCCGATGCGGAATTGGCAGAGTTGGCTGGTTTCTATGTTCAGCGAGGGGTCGACGAAAAGACCTCGCATGAGGTTGCGAAACAACTCATGGAGCATGATGCACTGGGTGCTCATGCTCGCGAAGAACTCCACATCACCGAGATGACTGCCGCACGCCCGATCACAGCGGCATTGACGTCTGCCTCGACGTTCACGGCCGGAGCCCTGCTGCCTCTCATCCTTGCGGCTTTGCTGCCGGCGTCGCTCACCGTAACAGGCGAAGCGCTGGGATCGCTCCTGTTCCTGGCGCTCCTGGGATGGGTGGGAGCTGCCGCTGGCGGTGCAAACCCGCTCAAACCTGTCGGTCGTGTGGTGTTCTGGGGGGCGTTGGCCATGGGTTTGACCGCTGGCATTGGCAGCTTGGTCGGGAAAGCAATTTAG
- a CDS encoding ArsR/SmtB family transcription factor: MNEAFYEDREAATVASEKLKVFAQPQRLMILSCLLRGERNVSEIGEATDIVQPALSQQLGELRRANLVQTRKEAKLVWYALADEGVALCVRTMEAIFGGLGKVEEIRPSAKPERRPSLPEGVAGFAQVLD; the protein is encoded by the coding sequence ATGAACGAGGCATTTTACGAGGACCGCGAAGCTGCGACCGTCGCGTCCGAAAAGCTCAAGGTCTTTGCGCAACCACAGCGCCTCATGATCCTCTCTTGCCTGTTACGCGGGGAGCGCAACGTATCGGAGATCGGCGAAGCGACAGACATTGTCCAACCAGCACTCAGCCAGCAGCTAGGGGAGTTACGCCGGGCCAATCTCGTTCAAACGAGAAAGGAGGCCAAACTCGTTTGGTACGCGCTTGCTGACGAGGGGGTCGCTTTGTGCGTCCGAACAATGGAAGCGATTTTCGGAGGCCTGGGTAAGGTCGAAGAAATCCGGCCGTCTGCCAAACCGGAGCGTCGTCCATCATTACCTGAAGGGGTGGCCGGATTTGCTCAAGTGCTTGATTAA
- a CDS encoding peroxiredoxin → MEMAQRIESRSPRIGEPAPDFRARSTGGEIQLSKLRGRWVIFFSHPADFTPVCSTEFAELARRQSEFDALETSLLGLSVDSLYSHMAWVRAIRETLGADVRFPIIEDPSMAIGHAYGMVDEQSADSMAMRSTFFIDPEGVIRAITCYPHNVGRSVDEMLRLLKALQVVGSAQKLAPEGWREGQPLLCPPSDIAEDRQDWFCRFADAL, encoded by the coding sequence ATGGAAATGGCCCAAAGAATTGAATCTCGCTCACCGCGCATTGGAGAGCCCGCGCCAGACTTTCGCGCCCGTTCGACCGGGGGCGAAATTCAGCTTTCAAAGTTGCGTGGACGATGGGTGATCTTTTTTTCCCATCCCGCTGACTTCACGCCAGTTTGCAGCACCGAATTCGCTGAACTCGCCCGTCGGCAGTCGGAATTTGATGCCCTTGAAACGTCGCTGTTGGGACTGTCAGTCGACAGCCTTTACTCGCACATGGCGTGGGTCAGAGCGATCCGAGAGACGCTCGGAGCGGATGTCCGCTTCCCGATAATCGAGGATCCGAGCATGGCGATTGGGCATGCCTATGGCATGGTTGACGAGCAATCTGCTGACAGCATGGCTATGCGTTCGACATTCTTCATCGATCCCGAAGGGGTCATAAGGGCGATCACATGCTACCCCCATAATGTTGGGCGATCGGTCGATGAGATGCTGCGGTTGCTTAAAGCACTGCAAGTGGTGGGCAGTGCCCAGAAACTTGCGCCTGAAGGATGGCGGGAAGGACAGCCTTTGCTCTGCCCACCATCTGACATCGCAGAAGATCGCCAGGACTGGTTTTGCCGCTTTGCGGACGCGCTATGA
- a CDS encoding MBL fold metallo-hydrolase, whose product MADSALAAASSQISAAQTDTPQIKAFFDEPTFTVTYVVHDPESRHAAIIDSVLDYDPASGRTSFSSANALVAFVEEKGLAIDWHLETHAHADHLSAAPYLKEKLGGQIAIGEQIITVQQAFGKLFNAGTDFERNGSDFDHLWKDGDHFRIGNLDVTVLHVPGHTPACIAYVIGDAVFVGDTMFMPDYGTARADFPGGDARTLYQSAMRLLSLPPETRLFMCHDYLPEGRKDYVWETTVEAERQANVHIHDGVSEDEFVAMREARDKTLAMPRLILPSVQVNMRAGHFPPAEDNGVTYLKIPVNAV is encoded by the coding sequence GTGGCCGACTCCGCTCTTGCAGCCGCCTCATCGCAGATCTCAGCCGCTCAAACGGACACCCCCCAGATCAAGGCGTTCTTTGACGAGCCGACCTTCACGGTGACCTATGTTGTTCATGATCCCGAGAGCCGCCACGCTGCGATCATCGACAGCGTGCTGGACTATGACCCCGCCTCGGGTCGCACCTCCTTCTCCTCGGCAAACGCGCTTGTCGCTTTTGTCGAGGAGAAGGGGCTTGCTATCGACTGGCACCTGGAGACGCACGCTCACGCGGATCACCTGTCAGCTGCGCCATATCTGAAGGAGAAGTTGGGCGGGCAAATCGCCATCGGCGAGCAAATCATCACGGTGCAGCAGGCATTTGGTAAGCTTTTCAACGCGGGCACCGATTTCGAGCGCAACGGTTCCGACTTCGATCATTTGTGGAAAGACGGTGATCACTTCCGGATCGGCAATCTTGATGTAACCGTGCTGCATGTGCCGGGGCACACGCCGGCCTGTATCGCCTATGTGATCGGCGACGCCGTCTTTGTCGGCGATACCATGTTCATGCCCGACTACGGCACGGCACGTGCTGATTTTCCCGGTGGCGATGCCCGAACCCTCTATCAATCTGCGATGCGGCTTCTGTCGCTCCCGCCGGAAACGCGGCTGTTCATGTGCCACGATTATCTTCCGGAAGGGCGCAAGGACTATGTCTGGGAAACGACCGTAGAGGCCGAGCGCCAAGCCAACGTCCATATCCATGACGGGGTAAGCGAAGACGAATTTGTCGCGATGCGCGAGGCCCGCGACAAGACGCTCGCGATGCCGCGCCTCATTCTGCCTTCTGTCCAGGTGAACATGCGCGCCGGTCATTTCCCGCCTGCCGAGGACAATGGCGTCACGTACCTCAAGATTCCGGTCAACGCAGTATGA